A DNA window from Vigna unguiculata cultivar IT97K-499-35 chromosome 10, ASM411807v1, whole genome shotgun sequence contains the following coding sequences:
- the LOC114165395 gene encoding uncharacterized protein LOC114165395: MWRIGPAAYEIALPPHLGNLHNVFHVSQLRKYIVDPTHVLEDDDVQIREDLTIGVGPVRILDSQVKQLRGKEIRTVKVLWDEATQEMTWEMEDVMRRSYPHLFTGGKENPSGMTTEGWLENSLKEWVNDIKTPPNN, from the exons ATGTGGAGGATTGGTCCTGCAGCGTATGAGATAGCATTACCACCACACTTGGGAAACTTGCATAATGTTTTCCATGTGTCACAGTTGAGAAAATACATAGTCGATCCTACGCATGTTCTGGAGGATGACGATGTGCAGATACGGGAGGACTTGACCATTGGAGTCGGACCGGTGAGAATCTTGGACTCTCAAGTAAAAcagctcagagggaaggagatcaGAACCGTGAAAGTGTTATGGGATGAGGCAACTCAAGaaatgacatgggagatggaAGATGTCATGAGGCGGTCCTATCCTCATCTCTTCactg GTGGAAAGGAAAACCCTAGTGGTATGACAACTGAGGGGTGGTTGGAAAATAGCCTTAAGGAGTGGGTGAATGACATTAAAACACCacctaataattaa